The following coding sequences lie in one Equus asinus isolate D_3611 breed Donkey chromosome 1, EquAss-T2T_v2, whole genome shotgun sequence genomic window:
- the ZNF804B gene encoding zinc finger protein 804B, with the protein MACYLVISSRHLSNGHYRGIKGVFRGPLCENGSPSPDFPEKEKSTSKALEDVKANFYCELCDKQYHKHQEFDNHINSYDHAHKQRLKELKQREFARNVASKSWKDEKKQEKALKRLHQLAELRQQSECVSGIGPAYKAPRIAIEKQLQQGIFPVKNGRKVSCMKNALLLKGKNLSRAIADKQRSTMPNRHELQTDKRYLSGSRVPQTSSDLSNANHRTGVSFSFSKKVHLKLESSASVFSETTEEIHDSKSPIYKTKTAEKCKCHRFANEDTHLTKEKDINISPSHLESVLHNAFSISSQLLQDKNDSVDETLEDSTGIHASFSKSNIPLSDVNINPSSREKGTRNTLKNNSENCINHSCQANAFSSPRNIYKHSDARIFECLDDFPSLEPSEQNSTVHLNPNSRMEKTEKSLDETERVSKNMQRLIRKACPHDVKSKPLPFLHVQSKDGHTTLQWPTELLLFTKTEPCISYGCNPLYFDFKLSRNTKDDHDPEDLKTELIKVPSEMKTTGESQVSGLIKDQQKLIQEDNQSLKPKMMIANPDWENFQRKYSLGYNDSEPNTRKHNFTASDLEMKNPEVPAYRDISQKNCVANNNNSDNELKEPSRTHWQSCQRVVLNNANEGLSFSPCISRTKTHKQIPCDPHSDLEDGNQFTWSSSPYTVRGHSDHGKDISVVLNSNHVSMTSRVSGCGNRSYKRISGTLSLNRHSSLSDTSLSSTSSLRNTCSSHRSSGDGRGHLLYFCKREPSSVERHKLKRRKHSCLCLSNETAQSACLRSGAHRDGACELRESESFKNEKQSKRRYGHCRERYKLGKNQQQCSGPKSRSITHCDTSSQVSCAGNSAKPFNCQGPQYSRSDSYSRERIYYLNKSERTQWSLNSPHVCDLGKVKPMRYKSENISCLLRNCSSHRSETTGLNIAGEKTPPTAKSLLERVQAKKCQEQSSNLEVSSNSCKNKSEAHSQIQCTIQFIPPGCKRPALPLSAKMQNTNKRRNYKGSVVQRTIEKGKVKSSQTNNFTVLVDTDCDNHLSKGIIHVVAESQSPNMKKNSTTKEQSEPLIGEFQPFIQNCDPELSDFPGAFPSNRYTGVTDSTETKEEQINLDLEDVSMHMNHVEGNINSYYDRTMQKHDKVADELEVCHKSFSPPIIQQPITFSPDEIDKYKLLQLQAQQHMQKQLLAKHLRVLPATGPTAFSPASAVQTVPVHQHTSLTTIHHTFLQHFAVSASINSHGSHFPIAHLHPLSQPHFAPFTFSPLTPAIIPAHPTFLAGHPLHLVTAAPFHSSHITLQPLPPAAFVPTLFGPHLNPATTSIIHLNPLLQPVFQGQDLCHHSCSSQMQQLNGVKEALNVSAHLN; encoded by the exons AGACTAAAAGAATTAAAGCAACGAGAATTTGCTCGAAATGTAGCCTCCAAGTCatggaaagatgagaagaaacaagaaaaagcacTTAAACGACTTCATCAGCTGGCTGAGTTAAGGCAACAGTCTGAATG TGTTTCTGGAATTGGACCTGCGTACAAAGCCCCCAGAATAGCCATAGAAAAGCAACTCCAGCAAGGAATCTTCCCAGTTAAGAATGGAAGGAAGGTTTCGTGCATGAAGAATGCTCTTCTCCTTAAAGGAAAGAATCTCTCCAGAGCCATTGCCGATAAACAGCGGTCCACCATGCCAAATCGACATGAGTTACAAACGGACAAACGTTATTTGTCTGGAAGTCGGGTACCACAAACATCTTCAGATCTCAGTAATGCAAATCACAGGACAGGagtgtcattttccttttccaaaaaagTGCATCTAAAATTAGAATCTTCAGCATCTGTTTTCAGTGAGACCACAGAAGAAATTCATGATTCTAAGTCACCcatctataaaacaaaaactgcagaGAAATGCAAGTGCCACAGGTTTGCAAATGAGGATACACACCTCACTAAGGAAAAAGACATAAACATCTCACCAAGCCATCTGGAAAGTGTTTTACACAATGCTTTCTCCATCAGCTCTCAACTTTTGCAAGACAAAAATGACTCTGTTGATGAAACTCTAGAAGATTCCACTGGCATTCATGCTTCATTCTCTAAATCTAACATTCCTCTTTCAGATGTGAATATTAATCCTTccagcagagaaaaaggaactagAAATACATTGAAAAACAATTCAGAAAACTGCATTAATCACTCATGCCAAGCAAATGCTTTCTCCAGCCCACGAAACATTTACAAGCACAGTGATGCCAGGATATTTGAATGTCTGGATGACTTTCCATCACTAGAGCCAAGTGAGCAAAACAGTACAGTGCATCTGAATCCGAACTCCAgaatggagaagacagaaaaatcttTAGATGAAACAGAAAGAGTTAGCAAAAACATGCAAAGGCTTATAAGAAAAGCATGTCCCCATGATGTAAAATCCAAACCATTGCCCTTTCTCCACGTACAAAGCAAGGATGGTCACACCACTCTCCAATGGCCTACAGAACTCCTGCTCTTTACAAAAACAGAGCCTTGTATCTCTTATGGCTGTAAcccattatattttgattttaagcTTTCTCGGAACACAAAGGATGATCATGATCCAGAGGACTTGAAAACAGAATTGATTAAGGTGCcgtcagaaatgaagactacagGAGAGAGCCAAGTCTCAGGTTTAATCAAAGACCAACAAAAATTGATCCAAGAAGATAATCAATCTCTGAAACCAAAGATGATGATAGCTAATCCAGATTGGGAAAATTTCCAGAGAAAATACAGTTTGGGCTACAATGATTCTGAGCCAAATACAAGGAAACATAATTTTACTGCAAGtgatttggaaatgaaaaatcctGAAGTGCCTGCTTACCGTGATATCTCTCAAAAGAATTGTGTagcaaacaataataatagtgataatgaACTTAAGGAACCTTCAAGGACCCATTGGCAAAGCTGCCAAAGGGTAGTTCTAAATAATGCAAATGAGGGCCTATCATTTTCACCTTGTATATCGAGGACTAAAACACATAAACAGATTCCCTGTGATCCTCATTCGGATCTTGAAGATGGAAATCAATTCACTTGGAGTTCTAGTCCTTATACAGTAAGGGGTCACAGTGACCATGGGAAGGACATCAGTGTAGTTTTGAATAGTAACCACGTCAGCATGACCAGCAGAGTTTCTGGATGTGGAAACCGAAGCTACAAGAGAATTTCTGGAACATTGTCTCTGAACAGACATTCTAGCCTTTCAGACACATCCCTCAGCAGCACATCCAGCCTGAGAAATACTTGCTCAAGTCATAGGTCCAGTGGTGATGGCAGAGGTCATTTGCTCTACTTTTGTAAAAGAGAACCCAGCTCAGTTGAAAGGCACAAACTGAAACGTCGGAAGCACAGCTGCCTCTGCTTGTCCAATGAGACAGCGCAGAGTGCCTGCCTGCGGTCCGGAGCGCACAGAGACGGGGCCTGTGAATTGCGGGAATCGGAAtcgtttaaaaatgaaaaacaatcaaAACGTAGATATGGTCACTGCAGAGAAAGATATAAACTgggaaaaaatcaacaacaatGTTCGGGGCCCAAATCCAGGAGTATCACCCATTGTGATACTAGCTCACAGGTTTCCTGTGCTGGGAACAGCGCAAAACCATTTAATTGCCAGGGACCTCAGTACAGCAGATCAGATTCTTACTCAAGAGAAAGAATTTATTActtaaataaaagtgaaagaacTCAATGGTCTTTGAACAGCCCTCATGTTTGTGATCTGGGAAAAGTAAAACCCATGCGGTATAAATCTGAGAATATCAGCTGCCTTCTAAGGAACTGTTCCAGCCACCGTTCCGAAACCACAGGGTTGAACATTGCAGGAGAGAAGACCCCCCCGACAGCCAAAAGCCTTTTAGAAAGAGTACAAGCCAAGAAGTGTCAGGAACAATCAAGCAATTTGGAAGTCTCTTCAAACAGttgtaaaaataaatcagaggCTCATTCACAAATCCAATGCACAATTCAATTTATACCACCAGGCTGTAAGAGACCAGCATTGCCTTTGTCTGCAAAAATGCAGAacacaaataaaagaagaaattataaaggCAGTGTGGTTCAGAGAACAATTGAGAAAGGCAAAGTCAAAAGTTCACAGACAAATAATTTTACTGTTTTAGTAGACACTGATTGTGATAACCATCTTTCTAAAGGTATAATTCATGTAGTAGCTGAGTCTCAGTCACCAAACATgaaaaagaactcaacaacaaaagaacaatcAGAACCTTTAATTGGTGAATTCCAACCTTTTATTCAAAACTGTGACCCAGAACTAAGTGATTTCCCTGGTGCTTTTCCATCTAATAGATATACTGGTGTTACTGATTCAACAGAGACCAAAGAGGAGCAAATAAATCTAGACTTAGAGGATGTAAGCATGCACATGAATCATGTAGAGGGGAATATAAACTCTTACTATGACAGAACTATGCAGAAACATGACAAGGTAGCAGATGAGTTAGAAGTATGTCATAAATCTTTCTCCCCCCCTATAATTCAACAGCCAATAACATTTTCTCCTgatgaaatagataaatataaGCTCTTACAGCTACAAGCCCAGCAGCATATGCAGAAACAGCTCCTAGCAAAGCATCTTCGGGTTTTGCCTGCTACAGGGCCAACTGCCTTTTCTCCAGCCTCAGCTGTGCAGACAGTTCCAGTTCACCAGCACACTTCTCTCACCACCATCCACCACACGTTCTTGCAGCATTTTGCTGTTTCTGCTTCCATAAATTCCCATGGCAGTCACTTCCCTATAGCTCATCTACATCCTCTTTCACAGCCACATTTTGCTCCGTTCACATTTTCACCTCTGACTCCAGCCATCATCCCTGCACATCCCACTTTCTTGGCGGGTCATCCCCTGCATTTAGTCACCGCTGCCCCCTTCCACTCATCCCACATAACACTTCAGCCCTTGCCCCCTGCAGCATTTGTCCCTACATTGTTTGGCCCTCACTTAAACCCAGCCACAACTTCCATCATCCACTTGAATCCTTTACTTCAACCAGTGTTTCAAGGTCAAGATCTTTGCCATCATTCTTGCTCCAGTCAGATGCAACAGTTAAATGGAGTGAAAGAGGCCTTAAATGTGTCAGCACATTTGAACTAA